The genomic region GATACAGTAACCGGCCTCAATCGATTAAAAAAACAATTTACGCTTGTTACTTTATCTAATGGCAACTTGGGCTTACTAGCCAATATGGCAAAAAATGCTGCCCTACCTTGGGATTTAATTCTGTCAGCAGAAGTATTTCGTCATTACAAGCCAGACCCAGAAACCTATCTAGGTGTAGCACAAATATTTGATATAGAGCCCTCGGCTGTCATGTTGGTAGCAGCCCATAAAGATGACTTGGCATCTGCATATGAGTGCGGCTTAAAAACTGCTTTTATAGAAAGGCCGTTAGAGTTTGGAGCCAAGGTCACCCGCACAGATTTACATGTCGAGACCTACATTAACTACCATGCGAAAGACTTTATCGATCTAGCAGACCAGTTGGGTACTTAACTCCGAGTATCACTGAATACTTTGGAGTTAAACGTATTCTGCAACCTCAACTAGGTTGCTATCTGGATCACGCAAATAGACGGAACGAATCGGGCCTAAGGCACCTCGCCTAGAAACAGGGCCAACATCAATCGCAATCTGATTCTGGTTTAGGTGCGCAATGAAGTCATCTAAGGGAATAGACGCAATCAAACAAAAATCACCCGAGCCAATGGTGGGCACTCTAGCTTTGGTTGGAGTCTCGGTATCTTTGTCTTGAAGATTGATTTTGGATTGTCCAAAAAGTAAAGCATGACGTGGCTGACCCTCTGGTCCTTTAAAAAACTCGCGCTCAAATCCTAAGGCTTTTTCATACCACTGGGTAGTTACCTCAATATCAGTCACTGTTAGTACCAGGTGATCAACGCGGTCAATGATATTTTTCATCGTGTTCTCTATGTTTTGTTTTTTTATTTTGTTTTATTTTATTTTATTTATGGACTAATTTTTAGCAATAAAAAATGCTTTAGGCACTTCAGTGCACCAGACTACACCATCGCCTATTTGGGTAGTCTGACAAATGGCAACAATCCGATCCATGAGGATCTGAGCGACTTCATCATTGCAAACGATTTCGATCTTCACCTTCGCAGAGTAATCCGTTAACTCTTCTTTAATATTTGCTTTACTGGTGCGATTAGGGGCACTACAGCCCTCTACCTTAGTCACTGTCATGCCAGGAAATCCTGGGATTTCCATCAGCGCCGTTCTTAATAGCGGCAGTTTATTGGGGCGGATTACCGCCTTGACTTCCATCATGCTTCCACCTCTTTATCTTCAAACCATCTGTATAGGACAGGGAGTACTAATAATGTTAACGCAGTTGAAGTCACGAGGCCAGCAATCACTACCGCTGCAAGGGGGCGCGTGACCTCAGACCCCGGGCCGCCAGAAAATAGCATGGGTACCAAGGCCAGCATTGCCACAGAGGCAGTCATCATCACCGGTCTAAAGCGATGTCCACAACCATGCAGTAAGGCATCTTCCATGGTGTAACCATCCTCACGCAATTGCTTAATGAAGGAGATCAGCACCACGCCATTGAGTACGGCAATACCCCAGAGGTTAATAAATCCGACTGCTGCGGGTACGGACAAATACTCCCCAGCAAGGAATAGCCCGAATACCCCACCAATTGATGAAAAAGGGAGCACCAAAATAATCAAGGCAGCTAACCTTAAAGACTTAAACAGCATAAAGAGTAAGAAGTAGATTGCCAAGATTGTGAGGGGAATAATGACCATCAGGCGGGCCATTGCACGCTCCATATTTTCAAACTGACCGCCCCACTGCAGGGTATAGCCCTGAGGTAATTCGACATTCTTAGCAATCAATGACTGTGCCTCCGATACAAAACCACCTAAATCTCGGCCTTCTACGTTGACACCAACCACTAAACGTCGTTTGCCAGATTCACGTGAAATCTGTGCGGGGCCGTCCACTAATGTAATCTCCGCTAAATCACGCATCAAAACTTGCGCACCCTCGGGAGAATGCAAGATGATATTTTCAATCGCATCTACTTTATCTCTGTAGGTTGCGGGATAGCGCAGCATCAGTGGAAAGCGTCTCTCCCCTTCATAGACGATGCTCGCTTGTTTGCCCCCAATCGCGGTCTCAATCACCTCATTGACATCAGAAACATTAATTCCGTAACGGGCGATCGCATCTCGATTAATAATGATGTTGAGGTAATTCTGGCCAGAGGCCTGCTCAATCCGCAAGTCATTGCTGCCCTTCATCTTGACCAGAATCTGACTGATTTGAGCGCCGATCTTTTGTAAAGTTACCATGTCATCGCCAAAGATCTTAATCGCCACTTGTGAGCGCACCCCAGAAACCATTTCATCTACGCGCGCTGCAATCGGTTGTGAAATCGATAACTCGATACCTGGGAGTGTTTTGAGCTTATCCCGAATCTCTTGGGCAATCTCTTCCTGACTCAGCTTGCGATCCCCTAAGGGCTTGAGTGTCACGATGGGATCGGATTCATTAGGCTGACCAGGATCCGCAGGGGATTCGCCCTTACCCAAGCGGGATACTGCCATCTGCACATCGGGTATGGTCATGATGCGCTTGATGGCTTCAAACTCTAATTTAATAGACTCATCTAAAGAAATGTTCGGCGCCCGCACAATCACAGGCGTAATAGAGCCTTCTTGCATCACCGGTATAAATGCTTTACCGAGGAGTACAAAGCCCACGATACTCACTGCCAAAGCTATTAAAGATCGCTTCACTACTAACTTAGGGTTCGCTAAACTCCAGTGCAACCAACGCTCATACGGAGCACGCAAACGGGCAACCATCTTTGTATCATCTTCGCTACCGCCCTTAAGAATGTAGGAGCATAAAACCGGAGACAAGGTAAAGGATAGGATCAAAGAAATCGTTAAGGCAATGGCAATCGTGATCGCCATCGGCGCAAACATTTTGCCCTCCATACCCTCTAGCGATAAGAGCGGCATAAATACCAAAATGATGATGCCCACACCAAAGAGGACTGGCTTACCGACTTCAGTAGCCGCTTCTAAAATGATACGGCTCTTCGATTCACCAGATTTGAGTTTTTGACCCAACTTCGCGAAGGTATTTTCTACTACAACGACGGAGCCATCGACCATAATGCCGATCGCGATCGCCAGACCCCCTAAAGACATCAAGTTAGCGGAAATGCCATATCGGTTCATCACTAAAAAGGTGAGTAGTGGCGTCAAGATTAAAGTAGCTACCACGATTAGGGAGGAGCGCACATCCCCTAAAAATAGAAAGAGCAAGATGATGACCAGAATCACGCCTTCAACCAAGACCTTGGCAACGTTAAACATGGCTGCATTGACCAAATCAGTACGATCGTAAAACGGCACAATCTGTAAGCCATCTGGCAAAAGCTTGCCTTCGTTAATCTCTTCTACCTTTAGCTTGATGCGATTAACTACCTCGCGTGCATTACCGCCGCGGATCATCTGAATAATGCCGGCAACACTTTCGGTATAGCCATTTTTAATAGCAGCGCCCTGCCGAATTTCATTACTAATAGTCACTTCGGCTACGTTTCTGACGTAGACCGGGATACCCTTAACTTCTTTCAGAATAATTTTTCCAATATCTTCGGGCTTGGTAATTAAACCCACTCCGCGAATCAGGTAACGCTCTGCATAGGAGGGAAGCTGTCCACCACCGGAGTTAGCATTATTTCTAGCGAGAGCTTCGTACACATCACGTAAGCTGAGTTGGTAGTGTCGCAGTCTCTCTGGGTTAACTAATACTTGATACTCACGAGCATAGCCACCTTGCGTATTAATCTCAGCCACTCCAGAAATGGAGCGCAACATCGGACGCACGACCCAGTCCTGAATGGTGCGACGCTCTTGCAGCTCCTCAACCGTCAGCTCCCGCTTACCATCCGAGGGATGGTCTAGGGTGTACTGATAGATCTCCCCTAAACCTGTCGATGGCGGGGCTAAGACCGGAGTAATACCTACCGGCATTCTGGAGGACACTTCAATTAAACGCTCGGTAACCAATTGCCTAGCAAAGTAAAGATCTGTTTTTTCAGTAAAAACTAAGGTAATCACAGAAAGCGCATTGCGATTGAGTGAGCGCATTTCAGTTAAGCCAGGCAACCCTGTCATTGCTAACTCAATAGGTACCGTCACAAACCGTTCAACCTCTTCCGGAGATCGCCCAGGCGCTTCCGAAGCTATTTGCACTTGCACGTTCGTCACATCAGGAAAAGCATCGACGGAAAGGCGCTTGGTTGCCAAGAGGCCAGCAATCATGAGTACAAGACAAATGATGACTACTAGTAGTCGCTGCTGCAGCGAGAGCCGGACAATTTTCTCAATCATGTTGATTAATTAGCGGTAAGTTGGCGTTTACGTTCAGTGTTCAGATGAAAGGCGCCATTCACGGCAATCTCTTGCCCATCGCTGAGCCCTGATATCACAGGACGATAGCCCTTACCCTCTGGACCGAGTTTGACGCCCACCATACGATACCTATCTTCATCCTCACGCACAAAGACGTGATCCAGATTGTCCTCACGAATGACTGCACTCACAGGTACCAATAATCTCTCCGTGGGCTGACTTTCAATCAGCATGGTCGCTAACATACCAGGTTTAATTTGCCCTTCTTTATTAGGCACTTCCATTCTGACAACAACCGTACGGGTCTGGGGATTCACGATCGAATCAACGTGCGCTACCAGACCTTCTACTTCTGCATTTTTTAAAGCAGGAATGACTAAAGTTACTTTCTGACCCTTACGAATCAGATAAGCATTACTCTCCGGAATTTCTGAAATTGCCCACAAAGAACCCAGGTCAGCAACCGTAAACAGTGCCTCAGCAGGCTGAACTACCTGGCCTTTATTAATTTTTCTTTCGACAATTTCCCCAGGAATAGAGGCAATCACGTTATTCGTAGATTCAATCAAGCCCGATTTTGCGAGGCGGTCAATACTGGCCTGATCCATTCCTTGCACGCGCAATTGATCATTACTCGCAAGGTACTCAGCTTTGGAACTATTCGCTTCAGCTTCCCGTCTTTGCAATTCCGCCAGCGCAATCACGTCTTCTTTATACAGAATTCTGGCGCGGTTAGCAGCTTGATCTGCCAGTAGACTGCCACTCTTGGCTTTCAAGAAAGAGAGTTGTGATTGGGTCAACTCTGTCGAAGTAATCTTCGCTAAAATATCGCCTTTTTTTACCATTTGCCCAGGAATGGCCAAGATCTCAGATACGCGCCCTGTGACATTGGCACCAATCCGCGCTAAAAATTGTTCATTGAAATCAACCCGTCCTGATGCCCGTAGCTCCTCAGAAAACGAGGCTACTTGTGCACGACCGTTCGTAATCATATTACGCAAATCTGCATTGACTAAAACGGTATTGGGGTCTTGTACTGACTTAATAGTTGGACGAGGATCAAATACATTGAAGTAGTTCAAGATAATCAGAAACAGGCAAAACCATGGCAGGTAAAACAGACTTTTTTGAGTCCACGCAGGGCTACGGTCATATTGCCGAGCAATCACAGGGACATGCGCAGTAAACCACTCATGCGTCTGGGTGTACAAATGATTTTGAGCA from Polynucleobacter antarcticus harbors:
- a CDS encoding haloacid dehalogenase type II; this translates as MNTLPTVLAFDVFGTVVDWHGSIASEVTRLGLQVNPDAFATAWRQGYRPAMAKVRSGALPWTKIDDLHRLILNDVLDDFNIQGLSENQIHHLNLVWHRLNPWPDTVTGLNRLKKQFTLVTLSNGNLGLLANMAKNAALPWDLILSAEVFRHYKPDPETYLGVAQIFDIEPSAVMLVAAHKDDLASAYECGLKTAFIERPLEFGAKVTRTDLHVETYINYHAKDFIDLADQLGT
- a CDS encoding VOC family protein, with the translated sequence MKNIIDRVDHLVLTVTDIEVTTQWYEKALGFEREFFKGPEGQPRHALLFGQSKINLQDKDTETPTKARVPTIGSGDFCLIASIPLDDFIAHLNQNQIAIDVGPVSRRGALGPIRSVYLRDPDSNLVEVAEYV
- a CDS encoding P-II family nitrogen regulator, yielding MMEVKAVIRPNKLPLLRTALMEIPGFPGMTVTKVEGCSAPNRTSKANIKEELTDYSAKVKIEIVCNDEVAQILMDRIVAICQTTQIGDGVVWCTEVPKAFFIAKN
- a CDS encoding efflux RND transporter permease subunit; protein product: MIEKIVRLSLQQRLLVVIICLVLMIAGLLATKRLSVDAFPDVTNVQVQIASEAPGRSPEEVERFVTVPIELAMTGLPGLTEMRSLNRNALSVITLVFTEKTDLYFARQLVTERLIEVSSRMPVGITPVLAPPSTGLGEIYQYTLDHPSDGKRELTVEELQERRTIQDWVVRPMLRSISGVAEINTQGGYAREYQVLVNPERLRHYQLSLRDVYEALARNNANSGGGQLPSYAERYLIRGVGLITKPEDIGKIILKEVKGIPVYVRNVAEVTISNEIRQGAAIKNGYTESVAGIIQMIRGGNAREVVNRIKLKVEEINEGKLLPDGLQIVPFYDRTDLVNAAMFNVAKVLVEGVILVIILLFLFLGDVRSSLIVVATLILTPLLTFLVMNRYGISANLMSLGGLAIAIGIMVDGSVVVVENTFAKLGQKLKSGESKSRIILEAATEVGKPVLFGVGIIILVFMPLLSLEGMEGKMFAPMAITIAIALTISLILSFTLSPVLCSYILKGGSEDDTKMVARLRAPYERWLHWSLANPKLVVKRSLIALAVSIVGFVLLGKAFIPVMQEGSITPVIVRAPNISLDESIKLEFEAIKRIMTIPDVQMAVSRLGKGESPADPGQPNESDPIVTLKPLGDRKLSQEEIAQEIRDKLKTLPGIELSISQPIAARVDEMVSGVRSQVAIKIFGDDMVTLQKIGAQISQILVKMKGSNDLRIEQASGQNYLNIIINRDAIARYGINVSDVNEVIETAIGGKQASIVYEGERRFPLMLRYPATYRDKVDAIENIILHSPEGAQVLMRDLAEITLVDGPAQISRESGKRRLVVGVNVEGRDLGGFVSEAQSLIAKNVELPQGYTLQWGGQFENMERAMARLMVIIPLTILAIYFLLFMLFKSLRLAALIILVLPFSSIGGVFGLFLAGEYLSVPAAVGFINLWGIAVLNGVVLISFIKQLREDGYTMEDALLHGCGHRFRPVMMTASVAMLALVPMLFSGGPGSEVTRPLAAVVIAGLVTSTALTLLVLPVLYRWFEDKEVEA
- a CDS encoding efflux RND transporter periplasmic adaptor subunit gives rise to the protein MKKELISRLEIAKGWYAPYLAKAQVYVKEWVASTISAQNHLYTQTHEWFTAHVPVIARQYDRSPAWTQKSLFYLPWFCLFLIILNYFNVFDPRPTIKSVQDPNTVLVNADLRNMITNGRAQVASFSEELRASGRVDFNEQFLARIGANVTGRVSEILAIPGQMVKKGDILAKITSTELTQSQLSFLKAKSGSLLADQAANRARILYKEDVIALAELQRREAEANSSKAEYLASNDQLRVQGMDQASIDRLAKSGLIESTNNVIASIPGEIVERKINKGQVVQPAEALFTVADLGSLWAISEIPESNAYLIRKGQKVTLVIPALKNAEVEGLVAHVDSIVNPQTRTVVVRMEVPNKEGQIKPGMLATMLIESQPTERLLVPVSAVIREDNLDHVFVREDEDRYRMVGVKLGPEGKGYRPVISGLSDGQEIAVNGAFHLNTERKRQLTAN